The following coding sequences are from one Microtus pennsylvanicus isolate mMicPen1 chromosome 1, mMicPen1.hap1, whole genome shotgun sequence window:
- the LOC142832052 gene encoding resistin-like beta has protein sequence MKSITWFLLIFISLLHLMIPVHTQASKDSSVNKKIQEALNSRSHHLAPSLPEPKKLSCMSVSASGRWASCPAGMAVTGCACGYGCGSWDVQNGITCHCQCAGMDWTAARCCQLV, from the exons ATGAAGTCTATAACATGGTTCCTTCTCATCTtcatctctcttctccatctGATGATCCCAGTGCACACTCAGGCCTCCAAAGACTCTTCAGTGAATAAAAAGATCCAGGAAGCTCTCAATAGTAGAAGTCACCATTTGG CACCCTCTCTTCCAGAGCCTAAGAAGCTCTCCTGCATGAGTGTCAGCGCATCAGGCAGATGGGCCTCCTGTCCTGCTG GGATGGCTGTCACTGGTTGTGCCTGTGGCTATGGTTGTGGATCGTGGGATGTCCAGAATGGAATTACTTGCCACTGTCAGTGCGCAGGCATGGACTGGACCGCCGCCCGCTGCTGCCAACTGGTTTGA